ATCAAGATGGCGCAAGGATCGAAGCCCGGCGAAGGCGGGCAATTGCCGGCCGCAAAAGTGAGCCCGTTTATCGCCAAGCTGCGGCGCGCCGTGCCGGGCATGGCGCTGATTTCGCCGCCGCCGCATCACGACATCTACAGCATTGAAGACCTGGAACAGTTGATCCACGACCTGCGCAAGGTGAATCCACGGGCGCGCATCGGCGTGAAGCTGGTCGCCGGAGCGGGCGTGGGCATCATCGCTGCGGGCGTCGCCAAGGCCGGCGCGGACGTGATTACCATCAGCGGGCATGACGGCGGCACCGGGGCTTCGCCCCTGAGTTCCATCAAGAACACCGGCTTGCCCTGGGAGTTTGGCTTGCGCGACGCGCATCGCACGCTGGTGCAATGCGGCTTGCGGCGGCACGTAAGGCTGCGGGTGGACGGCGGACTGAAGTTCGCCCGCGACCTGGTGATCGCCGCGCTCCTGGGCGCCGACGAATTTGGCTTTGGCACCGCCGCGTTGCTGGCCATTGGCTGCGTGATGGCCCGGCAATGCCATTTGAATACGTGCCCGGTGGGCATCGCCACCCAGGACGAAGCGTTACGCATGCGCTTTGCCGGGAAACCGGAAATGATCATGGCTTTCTTTCAATCCATGGCCGCGGAGCTGCGGGAAATGCTGGCGCGACTGGGCGCGCGCTCGTTGGATGAGATCACAGGCCACACGGAGTTTCTTCAGCCGCGCTCGTCTGACGCCGCAGCTTGGGTGGGCGATCTGCTGCGCTCTCCCGTTACAGCGCCGGAGAGTCCTCGCGTACCCAAGAAGCCTGAAGGTCTTTCCCGCCAGCTTCTGGACATGCTGAGCAAGCAGTCCCGGGCGCGGCCATTCGAGCTTCCGATTGTGAATGCAGACCGCAGCATTGGAGCGGAGCTAAGCGGAGAACTGTTGCGCCGCTATGCAACATTCTCAGCCAGCTCCGCGCCCATGCATCTGCGTTTTCGCGGTTCGGCGGGACAAAGCTTTGGCGCGTTCCTCATCGCCGGGCTGAGCTTTCACTTGTCGGGCGAAGCCAATGACTACGTGGGCAAAGGCCTGAGCGGCGGCAGCATTGCCATTGACTCCGGCCCGGCGGCTTCTTTGCGCGGCGACGTGCTGGTCGGCAACACCGTGCTGTACGGCGCCACGTCGGGCGAGCTGTACATTGCCGGACGCGCGGGCGAGCGCTTTGCGGTGCGCAACAGCGGCGCGCTGGCCGTGGTGGAGGGGTTGGGCGACCACGGCTGCGAATACATGACCGGCGGCGTGGCGCTGGTACTGGGCGAAACCGGAACCAACTTTGGCTCGGGGATGACCGGCGGCTTGGCCTACTTGCCCGCCGAACTAGCGGCTGAACACAATTGCAACCTGGATTTTGTGCGGTTTGAGTCTTCTTCCGCAGCGGAAGAGTGGGCTTTGCGCCAGGTACTGATTCGCCACAGCCTGCTCACCGGCAGTCCGCGGGCGGCGCTGTTGCTCAATTCCGGACCACGGCTTCCTTTGGTCCGCGTGCAACCTGTCAATTTGCCGTGCACCGTGGAACAGACCTGGGCGCCGATCTTGGGGCGATTGCACATCACGGCGTCACATCCGACGTTCACGCTGCCGGACGTGGCCGCGCGGCAGCCGCGGACCAATCCAGTCGTCGTCCGGCCGCTGGCCGCCACGGTATGGGAAGCCGACTACGACGCGTACATGCCCAACTGTTAGGTTAGCTTCTGCTGTTGGAATCTGCGCGAATCGCTCAGAACGAGGGAACTTGCTGCGGGTTCTTGGCAGGTTTCTGGCCGGTCACGGCGGGCTCGGTGACCTGCTGTTGCGCTGCGGCGGCGGCTTCAGCAGCGGCCTTGGCATCCAGAATGCGCGTCTGCTGGTAGGTGTATGTGATCCGGTGGATGATGGTGATGGTGGAAACCACGGCCAGCACCCACAGCACCGGGGCCATGGCATGCCAACGGGCAAACAGCGCGCCGATAATGACCAGCACCACGCGCTCCGGGCGCTCCATGAATCCGACCTTGCAGAAGCCAATCAGCGACTCGGCCCGCGCCCGCGTATAGCTCACCATCACCGAGCTGACCATGACAAAGGCCACCAGCAGCAGGTAGAAGAAGCGGCCGGCGCGCGCGTAATACACCAGGAGGCCGAAGAACAGGGCCACGTCGCTGTAGCGGTCAATCACCGAATCAAAAAACGCGCCGAAGGTAGTAACTTGCCCTGTGGCCCGGGCCACGCGTCCATCCACCATGTCAAAGATGCCGGCGCCGATGATCACCAGCCCGGCGTAGAGAAACATCCGCGGAGTGTTGCCGGCATTGGCGTAGCCGAACAAAGTTGCCGCGATGATGTTGATCACCAGCCCGAGGAAGGTCAGCACGTTGGGCGAAATCTTGGTCAGAGCCAGGCCGCGCACAATCGCGTGCAACAGCACACGGCACGCTCGTCCAAAGGCCCCGGTCCAGGTCATTGTTCCTCGTCGTGGATGGTGGTGAGTTTCAAAATCTCCAACTCGCGTTTGCCGTTGGGGGTGATCACCAGCGCGGTGTCGCCCACTTTCTTGCCCATCAAGGATTTGCCGATAGGCGACGTGGCGGAAATCAGCCCTTTGGAGACGTCCGACTCCTCGCTGGTCACCAGCGTGTACTCGATTTCTTCGTCCTTGGTGGAGTCAAACACACGTATCTTCGACCCGAAAGCCACGCGGTCGCGGGGAATGTTGGCCAGGTTCACCAGGGCCAGTT
The Terriglobia bacterium genome window above contains:
- a CDS encoding transcription elongation factor GreA, with product MPEHIKKKLEEEIRALEHELTHELPKEIKKAVAMGDLSENAEYHMAKQRQDIVNARLGRLKKRMSELALVNLANIPRDRVAFGSKIRVFDSTKDEEIEYTLVTSEESDVSKGLISATSPIGKSLMGKKVGDTALVITPNGKRELEILKLTTIHDEEQ
- a CDS encoding CDP-alcohol phosphatidyltransferase family protein, with amino-acid sequence MTWTGAFGRACRVLLHAIVRGLALTKISPNVLTFLGLVINIIAATLFGYANAGNTPRMFLYAGLVIIGAGIFDMVDGRVARATGQVTTFGAFFDSVIDRYSDVALFFGLLVYYARAGRFFYLLLVAFVMVSSVMVSYTRARAESLIGFCKVGFMERPERVVLVIIGALFARWHAMAPVLWVLAVVSTITIIHRITYTYQQTRILDAKAAAEAAAAAQQQVTEPAVTGQKPAKNPQQVPSF